The Triticum aestivum cultivar Chinese Spring chromosome 3A, IWGSC CS RefSeq v2.1, whole genome shotgun sequence genome includes a region encoding these proteins:
- the LOC123056632 gene encoding E3 ubiquitin-protein ligase SINA-like 7: protein MMDRHPCAKARFRSSIRILKDTLKCPVCFEPLNNAIYQCSEGHILSRSCHNKILDKKCHECCIETSFKRCAIMEHVVQSVAVPCCNAKYGCREGLAYYQKERHEQVCPTAPCFCPIPGCSYVVLIPLLLDHLTFKHSCPSTVLQDFDTLSLRFKPGLHVLQRRSRRTNYIFLLNMDSEPFGYAISVVCVQPKVTQPKFTCSLNYDYSMTGYCESSSFQVRSSSLSDGLLTGPDLILLMEKISDDRNGIMLKTTIQREACSGDSYYSNDDDYDDDDDDDDDEHDVDHDHARLLMIRHALEAQK from the exons ATGATGGACCGGCACCCTTGTGCCAAGGCGCGATTCCGATCTAGTATTAGAATATTGAAGGACACCCTCAAGTGCCCTGTCTGCTTTGAGCCCCTCAACAATGCGATATATCAG TGTTCTGAGGGGCACATCCTATCCAGGTCCTGCCATAACAAGATACTTGACAAGAAGTGCCACGAATGTTGTATTGAAACTTCCTTCAAGCGCTGCGCTATAATGGAACATGTCGTCCAGTCAGTCGCAGTTCCTTGCTGCAATGCCAAGTATGGATGCAGAGAGGGTCTTGCCTACTATCAGAAAGAAAGACATGAGCAAGTATGCCCGACTGCCCCATGCTTCTGCCCAATTCCCGGCTGCAGCTATGTTGTGCTGATACCCCTGCTCCTGGACCATCTCACCTTCAAGCACAGCTGTCCATCAACAGTCCTCCAAGATTTTGACACGTTGTCTCTCCGCTTCAAACCAGGCTTACATGTTCTGCAACGCCGCAGTAGGAGGACCAACTATATTTTCCTGCTCAACATGGACTCAGAGCCTTTTGGATATGCTATCTCAGTCGTCTGCGTCCAACCGAAAGTTACGCAACCCAAGTTCACATGTAGTTTGAATTATGACTACTCTATGACAGGTTATTGTGAAAGTTCAAGTTTCCAAGTAAGAAGTTCTTCACTCTCTGATGGGCTACTGACGGGCCCTGACTTAATTCTGCTCATGGAAAAGATTTCCGATGATCGAAATGGTATCATGCTCAAAACCACCATTCAACGGGAAGCTTGTTCTGGTGATTCTTACTATTCCAACGACgacgattatgatgatgatgatgatgatgatgatgatgaacatgatGTTGACCATGATCACGCAAGGCTTCTGATGATACGTCATGCTCTTGAAGCACAGAAGTAA